From one Gemmatimonadota bacterium genomic stretch:
- a CDS encoding EAL domain-containing protein, which yields MTESVSTPPAPHRSHGEHHCLIHRTEAELRAVLESFVQEGIRAGRRVILIGEGPSSVAFRVFEHHLDGSSGDARQHDQIEFKRIEECFEGGGQFDRYQGITFIREQLLFARDAGFEGLHLIQDMGALEKRSAGLRDLTAFEAGLNVLLGDKPCSVLCLYDRTRTSPELLLRALDLHPTELREGLTRHQNPFYQPEVEFRAAHAGELVEERLELLRRPTTVGAAAVEQDADTLLARVTRRIDVEGASRSGLARIGLEEIGRQVEADSARFYLVDPQDASLVERGMEEEIGEPERRVRGEGAAGRAWLARRPVWASSSMPPASGEVAADGGNQLALPLLAGTTVRGVLEFSMPKERHPDQGSMDRLEPVARVLGEALGRVRAEERLGEARGGLEGLLATSPDGIVVTDREGRIQTWNLAAVRLLGSSIGEVPVGRPLAGFLPFELRDRFQRALDVTAASGLSESPASYEILLPPSDPGASPITLTMTSWDVRGEACFVVKLRDHMDDRESRTQARLIENVASRAGREAMLVTTGNVQWGGPSILFANPAFCRMTGFTEAEVLGQSFRAFTGPKTAQDKLKVMWEHLQRGERASTEFVAYRKDGTEFLMRLEVSPIRDDHGQLTHFVAVQTDVSKDNGGDDKFLRADRDALTGLANRALLNKILRRAIERVQRNSELRFALLFLDLDGFKQVNDSLGHLIGDQLLVSVARRLEEAVRPGDILVRFGGDEFVILLEYVGGLADVLAVADRIQDRLAQPFRLEGRDLRLSASVGIALSDTGYATVEEVVRDADAAMYRAKEEGRGKYRIFDRTLREEALSEGRIRSELQSSLDRGEFRLHYQPLMDLGSGRISGVEALLRWEHPDRGLVAATEFISYAEAMKLILPLGRWVIRESCRQLRIWRDRLPPDVPLALSLNLSTRELLDPRAREWFEESISDSGVDPSSLQVEVSESFFARPQTEIENALAPLRDLGIRIGIDDFGSGSVSVGQLHRYPVDFLKMDRQFVADLPRKDGGNSRAVRAILAMAGSLGLDVVAPGVETTLQEEILRQLDCPTAQGYLFSAPVDAEKAGRLLEAGRLGPRR from the coding sequence GTGACCGAATCCGTTTCCACGCCGCCGGCGCCCCACCGGTCACATGGCGAACACCACTGCCTAATCCACAGGACCGAGGCAGAGTTGCGGGCCGTTCTCGAGTCCTTCGTCCAGGAGGGGATTCGGGCCGGTCGCCGGGTAATTCTCATTGGTGAGGGCCCTTCTTCGGTGGCATTTCGCGTCTTCGAACACCATTTGGACGGGAGTAGCGGGGATGCCCGCCAACACGACCAGATCGAGTTCAAGCGGATCGAGGAATGTTTTGAGGGGGGTGGGCAGTTCGACCGCTACCAGGGAATCACCTTCATCCGCGAGCAGCTCCTGTTCGCGCGGGACGCCGGCTTCGAAGGCCTTCACCTGATTCAGGACATGGGAGCCCTCGAAAAGCGCTCGGCCGGGCTACGCGATCTCACGGCGTTCGAAGCGGGACTGAACGTCCTCCTGGGTGACAAGCCCTGCAGTGTCCTCTGCCTGTACGATCGGACCCGCACCTCCCCCGAGCTTCTGCTCCGCGCCCTCGATCTCCATCCCACCGAGCTCCGTGAGGGGTTGACCCGGCATCAGAACCCCTTTTACCAGCCGGAAGTCGAGTTTCGCGCGGCACATGCCGGCGAGCTCGTCGAGGAGAGGCTCGAGTTGTTGAGGCGCCCCACGACTGTGGGTGCCGCCGCCGTCGAGCAGGATGCCGACACACTGCTCGCCCGTGTGACGCGCCGCATCGATGTGGAAGGCGCCTCACGTTCCGGACTCGCACGGATCGGCCTCGAAGAAATTGGACGCCAGGTGGAAGCCGACAGCGCCCGCTTTTATCTTGTGGACCCTCAGGACGCTTCCCTCGTTGAACGGGGGATGGAGGAAGAGATCGGCGAGCCCGAGCGGCGGGTGCGCGGCGAAGGGGCCGCGGGCCGCGCCTGGTTGGCACGTCGGCCGGTCTGGGCCTCCAGCTCGATGCCGCCCGCCTCGGGGGAGGTCGCTGCCGACGGGGGAAACCAGCTTGCGCTTCCCTTGCTCGCCGGAACCACGGTTCGCGGGGTCCTCGAGTTCTCCATGCCAAAGGAGCGCCACCCGGATCAGGGATCCATGGACCGGCTGGAGCCCGTCGCCCGCGTCCTGGGGGAAGCCCTCGGGCGGGTCCGTGCAGAAGAGCGGCTCGGCGAGGCACGAGGCGGACTCGAAGGACTCCTGGCCACATCTCCCGACGGGATCGTAGTCACGGACCGTGAAGGGCGAATCCAGACATGGAATCTCGCGGCCGTCCGGCTCCTGGGGAGCTCGATCGGCGAGGTGCCGGTGGGGCGTCCGCTGGCCGGATTTCTCCCGTTCGAGCTCCGCGACCGCTTCCAGCGAGCGCTGGACGTAACCGCGGCCTCGGGACTCAGCGAGTCCCCCGCGTCGTACGAGATCCTACTTCCTCCGTCGGACCCGGGCGCCAGTCCGATCACCCTCACCATGACCTCATGGGATGTGCGGGGCGAGGCGTGTTTCGTGGTCAAGCTCCGCGATCACATGGATGATCGCGAGTCGCGGACCCAGGCACGACTCATCGAAAACGTGGCCTCCCGAGCGGGACGCGAAGCGATGCTTGTCACCACTGGAAACGTCCAGTGGGGCGGGCCTTCCATCCTCTTTGCAAATCCGGCCTTCTGCCGGATGACCGGCTTCACCGAGGCCGAGGTACTCGGGCAGAGCTTTCGCGCCTTCACCGGACCAAAGACGGCTCAGGACAAGCTGAAGGTGATGTGGGAGCATCTTCAGCGAGGAGAACGGGCTTCGACGGAGTTCGTGGCCTATCGTAAGGATGGCACGGAGTTTCTCATGCGACTCGAGGTGTCTCCGATCCGGGACGATCATGGCCAGCTGACCCACTTCGTCGCGGTCCAAACCGACGTGTCGAAGGACAACGGGGGCGACGACAAATTCCTGCGCGCCGATCGGGATGCCCTCACGGGGCTGGCGAACCGTGCGCTGCTCAACAAGATCCTCCGGCGCGCAATCGAACGGGTTCAGAGGAATTCCGAGCTCCGATTCGCCCTCCTTTTCTTGGACCTCGACGGGTTCAAGCAGGTCAATGACTCTCTCGGTCACCTCATTGGCGACCAGCTCCTCGTGTCCGTCGCAAGAAGGCTCGAAGAGGCAGTCAGGCCGGGGGACATCCTGGTCCGCTTCGGTGGGGACGAGTTCGTGATTCTCCTCGAGTACGTCGGAGGGCTCGCCGACGTCCTCGCCGTAGCCGACCGCATCCAGGACCGCCTGGCCCAGCCCTTCCGTCTCGAGGGCCGTGACCTTCGCCTCTCCGCCAGCGTCGGGATCGCCCTGAGCGACACCGGATATGCCACAGTGGAGGAGGTCGTGCGCGACGCGGACGCCGCGATGTACCGCGCGAAGGAGGAAGGAAGAGGTAAATACCGCATCTTCGACCGGACGTTGCGGGAAGAGGCGCTCTCCGAAGGCCGAATCCGCTCCGAACTTCAGAGCTCCCTCGATCGGGGAGAATTTCGTCTCCATTACCAGCCCCTGATGGATCTGGGATCGGGGCGGATCAGCGGGGTGGAAGCTCTCCTACGCTGGGAGCACCCGGACCGCGGCCTCGTCGCCGCGACGGAATTCATCTCCTATGCCGAGGCGATGAAGCTCATCCTTCCGCTGGGACGGTGGGTCATCCGGGAGAGTTGCCGCCAGCTGAGGATTTGGCGGGACCGCCTCCCCCCCGATGTTCCACTGGCCTTGAGCCTCAACCTCTCCACACGAGAACTTCTGGATCCCCGGGCACGCGAGTGGTTCGAAGAGAGCATTTCGGACTCGGGAGTGGACCCATCGTCGCTCCAAGTAGAGGTCTCAGAGAGCTTTTTCGCCCGACCCCAGACCGAGATCGAGAACGCCCTCGCTCCCTTGCGCGACCTGGGCATCCGCATCGGCATCGATGACTTCGGAAGCGGCTCGGTTTCCGTGGGCCAGTTACATCGGTATCCGGTGGACTTCCTGAAAATGGACCGCCAGTTCGTGGCCGATCTCCCTCGGAAGGACGGGGGCAACAGTCGGGCCGTCCGGGCAATCCTCGCCATGGCGGGGAGCCTTGGACTCGACGTGGTCGCCCCCGGAGTGGAGACGACCCTTCAGGAGGAAATCCTCCGGCAGCTCGACTGCCCCACGGCGCAGGGGTACCTCTTCTCGGCTCCCGTGGATGCGGAAAAAGCGGGCAGACTCCTCGAAGCGGGGCGACTCGGACCGCGGCGCTAG